The genomic DNA ATTCATCAAGAGAATTTTGTTCTTTTGAATACAGTTGAATGAGTATGTTGATTCATCAAAGACTGTTGTTACTCTAAAAGCAAGTGACATTACTCAAGGGAATGGTAGCGAGAATGATGATGATCAGACACCCTGCAGCAAACCGGTGGGTAAGCGATCAGCTGAGAAAGCAGTTTCTGAATTAACGGTCTACGAGCTGGATGGCGACGAATCTGCCACTACCCGTCAAGCTGAAATGTGTCAAGGTTGAGCCAATTTCCGTTCAAATTCAATCGGCGACAATTTCCTTTGTCTGtatgttttgcaatgacaatcaACAAAAGCCAAGGACAATCACTCAAGCAAGTCGGTGTTTATCTTCCACAACCCGTCTTCTCACACGGTCAGCTTTATGTTGCAGTATCCAGAGTTACATCAAGAGGTGGTCTAAAGATTTTAATGACCGATGATAATGGAGTTTCCATGGATAGCACATCTAATGTGGTTTATAAGGAAATTTTTCGCAATTTACCAACATGAACtacttttttattgtatttttctttatttacatCTTAGCTGCAGCATTAGAACATCCTTTTCTATATCCTTTCAATCTTAGTACAACAATGACACCACATGAActaatttttaattgtattattcaTTATTTACATTTGTAGCTGCACCCTAAGAACATCGTTTTCTATATTATATCAATATTAAGTCGAAATGTGTAAACTTGATActacttttttattgtttttttctttagttACATCGTAGCTGCAGAGTGAGAACATTATTTTATATACTATCTCAATAATAGTTTGCAACAattatgacccgtgcggcagcacgggtgcaAGGTCTAGTATAACAAATTTCATAACACATGTTTAATAATTATGAATCAATGACGGAGGCAAAtaaaacattgaacatgattataaATCTTATATTCTTGTCGAAAAGTAGACTTGGTACATATTTTGTAACAATTTATATGTTTTGTACAAATTAGGAGTGAGTAAGGGGGCATTTTTAACTCAGGGAAATAGGGGTGAAATGAAACTCCTTGTGTATATTTGAAGTTCAAAGAGTAACTAAAGAAATAATCAACTTTTGCAGGAACGTTTGGCTCATTAAGTGACTCCTAAAACAATCATTTTTCTTGACATGCCATAAACTTCAACATGTAATTAAGATACAAAAGTTTGTTTTAAGAGAGAAAACAAAGTCTTGGATATCATTTCTTAGGCcctaagatttttttatttgcaaaagAATAAGTAGTAGTACCAATAAATCTTTAAATTGTTggataacttttttatttgttaggTGTATTGTGGACAATATAAtgcacaaacaacaacaacaacagtgtaacacataaacaaaataatgcaaatatttattttattagagCAGAGGGGGGAGAGAGTGTTGTGGAAAGTGTGAGGTAAGTTAGAAGTCTTACATTGGATAAAAATATGAGCCTTGAGTAATATATAAATGATAGGACATTTGGATCTTTAAATCTAATGTGTTAAGCTTTTGAGTCAATATAACGTGTCTAAGTCGCTTGTTTAGTTGCTCTTGACCAAATATAAATGATCAACAGAGCTTCCACCATTGCTCAACATAGAAGAGAATAGAGGAAGAAAGATGACATAGAATAGATGAGAGAGAGTTGGGATAAGAGAGATGATATTTATTGAGTATGgccaaataaaaatgatattttgttattttagatAGTGTGTACGTAGTATATATGGCAGAACATTGTACATGCAAGAGCCGATTTTTAAATCTCAaatttcccacttattcacATTAAAGGTGAAATTCTAACAACGGGTAGTTAATTGCTTGAATCAACGcgaagaataaaaaataagatatatattctccataaaattttatttccaCTATATTGAGTATATGCAAAAACTAAGAATTTGCTTCTACAtcataattttatgagaatttttgttgtttaaattGTAGGTAGAGCAGGATACTTCTCAATATCAAGACGTGTTATAAAAGGGTATAAAATGGAACCACAATATAAGTGATTCCCAATCTTTATCCCACCAGTCAATGATAATTTGGGATCATAGTAATGTGTAGTAGGTTTTCCTTCCAAGTCCACAATGATAACTCCTCCGTTCTTTGAGAAATTCAGACTTAAAACCTTTTTTATGATGATTGCCAGAACCTTCCTAATGAAAGGGTATTTGAAGATTAGGTCCAGTTCAGGAGAAAAGGCCTGCCAGAAatacacaaacaacaacattaatctAATATGAATTACCAAAACATATAGTGTTACCACTTTTCTTTTCCTTGTATATATAgcacttttcttttctttgtataGAGACTATTTATGGCCTTAAAAAAACCCTAAATTGGATGACACATTCTTTTTGGTGAATTAAAAGTGATCCTTATCCCTTTTATGTGTGTGAATGGGTATCTTCTGCTCGCAACTACAAAGATTAATCTCTAGAGTTGAATATGACCACAATTAGTCACAACTCTGCTTCAATAGACTTAACACTTAAATAAATAgttactaaaaataaaacattgacTTCAAATTATACCGTGGCTATTCCAATCCAGTATTGCCCTTGTCCATCATAATGAATGTTATCAGGCATGCCAGGGAGGTCACAAAACTTTTCTGTGCTTCCTTTTTTCGTGCCACCTATATAATATTTCTTGCAATTCATCCTGCAACATCAgcccataaaattaaaataagtccAACAACATTTAGAAATGTAAACCCACCTGGATTGACATAGTGGTATTGACTTGGAATCTGGAAGTGTGCTCCTCCtgatctcaggttcgattctctctggttatctaaaatattttaatgtgttttgaaaatttttatgTAGTGTTTATGCTATTCGGATTATATAACCAAACAATATAGGGCGCGCGAGAAATAAATACAGGGTGAGAAAAAAATGAGTCGTAGAAGTATGCAAGTAACAAGGTTTGATTTTACaatgtttttatttctgtttttaatGTTCATGAAGACAATGATTTTTACTTTTATACTTGTACTAATACTAAGAAGGTCATGAACAACTTACATGGAAGTTTCACAAAAGACCACAAAATTCTGATCTGGTGAGACTGCAACTCCATTAGCAATGTAGAGGTCTCTGACTAGTAGGGTTGTCTTTTTTGTTGCTGGATTATAACTAAAAAACCTACCATTAGGGTTTCCTTCTAATATATCTAGGACAGAATCCTTGTATGAGTATTTGGATGAAGCTTCCGTGAAATAAATAGTACCATCATGTGCTACATCAACCCCATCTATTACTTTGAATTTTAAGCCATCAATCTCAGTCACAAGTACTTCAatctctttttctcttgttactCTCAGCAGTCCCTGTAgcatatcattaattaattagatgAGTGAATGATAATATAACTTGTCACAATTTAATCCAAGGATTTAACAcgagaaagaaaataatctaTAAGAACATAGGAAATTTGATCAATCGACAATCATATTTTGACTAATCATACATGAGGTATTTTGTACTTACTATTTGGAAGAATTACATATGCTGTCACTGtcacaaatgattttttttgtttcttgtgaACAAATATTTCTTGACACGCCTAAACAAAAATTCTTTAATaagcatttttttaataaagactAATTCAGTTTTTTAGTAAGTCTAGTTAATAAATTTAGAGtgttactttttccaccctactGTCTTCTCACGCGCCctgtaaaaatttaaaaaaatacccCTGTTAGTGCTTTccgaattttaaaatccggacAAAATCGATATGACAAGGGTCAGCTCTTTTCTTCAATATGACTTGAGGTGCTTGCACTAACTTCCGACCTAGCTCTTGCTCCACTAGAAGATTTATTATTGGTATTAATCGAAGTGAAAGTCTCATTCCTATTTTCTTGGTTAATCCATATGAAGGAATTTGtcgatttcaatttttaatggatggattcggattacataatccggatgTTTTTAcacattccggattatataatccgaaatttGTAAATCACCCCGTTGAAAGTCAACAAATAGGGTGAAAAATGATGTTtgcggattacataatccggaatgCGTTAAAACAATTTGGATTGTATAATCCGGAATGGATTATATGGAGGATTTCTCTAGtatgaccaatttttttttttcttccaaaaacaaGCTTTGAATTGTATAAAAAGTGGTTTGGAATATTTTGTTGGGAAGAATAAATCCTTGGAACCCGGTTTTGGAGTACTTATTTTTCTACATAACAATGCTCAAAGTATGAAGCTGACATATCCAGAACTCTTGTGATGAATGAGAAAAGTAAAGTTTCAATACTCACTTCAAAGCATTAGAATCATGAGTCATGAATTGTAAATTAAGATTTCAAATTCCAAATTAACTTGCCTCATCAAAagcttaaaaaatatcaatgtttGGTTGGTGAATTGTGCACACAATAGTTCTTCCTGTGTCTATTGTGTTTCTCATAGTTCGCATCACAATAGCAGCAACTCTAGCATCAAGGCCTGATGTTGGTATTGAAGGGTTAGCAACCAATTCCACAACAAtagaaaacttaaaataaaaaaattctggaaaaacagcattccggattatataattcggaaTGCTCCGAgggtaattttgaaaaaaaaaaaaaaaaaagggctcGCGAGGATAGGCATAAGGTGGAAAAAATAATGCTCATAAATTTATTAACTTTTGTGGATATGGTCCTGTCTTCTGTCCAAGAGTGGCCCTGATGGTGGATGTAAAGGGCGACGGTCCAGGGTAccattttttgaaggaagggcACTAAATTTTAAAGggcatcaaaattattattttttcttaatagttaatattatataagtataattatttttaatttcctttaattaattttattgaaaatatggttttagCTAACTTTGAATATGAATGAATCTTTTGCAACGAAAAATACATAACAAAATACGTTCGAATAATTTAAGAGGTACAACTTTATTGATTCGTTCACGGCACCAAAATCTTAAGATTGTTTCTGTCCTTAGTTTCACCAAAAAAAGGTGGTCTTGacttatttttctgttttttacattttttattgaagttaaatttaattaaaatggaCGTCAACATTTTTCAAGTatctccattaaaaaaaattggacggTCACGGTTTCAATAAATCTCTGCTATAACATAAATTTCTGCATAgtcaaaaagaataattttcttAGATTATACAATCAatacttttcttaaaaaatatgcaATGTAACATCTTGAGATGAACCAGAAGTAGGGCCATCTTGGACAATTAGGAGATCCCGTTGTAttcttgacaattttttttaaaaagtattaaaaaaattaacttcactTAATTAGAGTGACAAACATCAACGTTCTAGTTAAATATACGAGTAATGATTCAAACATGACATTTATCCGCAGACAAATAAACACTTACCAACTGTTAATGTATAATTGACAATAAAATAGTTCAATTCCAAACTTTTACCTACGGGAAAATGACATTTAATTAGTAATGAATTTTGTCTATAGatacaagttttttttcttctttttttttcaaattttgaaatcctttaagtttgaggccCAGTACGCCAAGGGTCTTGATGCTCTTGCACAGGGTCGGCCCTGACTAGAAGTCATGGGTGCCAGTGCTGCAAAGCTAGTTATTCTGTGATGAGTTTCTAtgcaaaataataaacaattcATTTAATTTATGTGGGAAAATGTAGGTTtctctattttaatttaattaatataatttttgattTTACAAATAGAGAAACCTATATTTTCaagattatttttaagaaagttATTTcatgacttaaaaaaaatagtttatatatcTACAAATACctatataacatgttttagTTGGATTCATTTGTAGAAATATTcacataaattttcaaaatacttaaaagttatttcaatactttgttttttgaaggaagttaTTTcaagacttaaaaaaaataggaaagtattacatgaacaccctttattCTTACATTCTATTGTACACCCCATGTATTAGGAATATTTTGGtaagttcatctcacaaccacactttatcttctatttgtgtGGGGTCCAGGTTGCTACGTGTCAGAATTTTATGTGGATGTAAAGGGTATATTGCCACATGGGGTGGTACATATATCATCACTcattcaaaacaatattttttgtacaaccattaaaaatatttaaaattgtcaGGAATGATGcattaaacatatatatgaaaACCAGTTACCTTATATGCGTCTGCAACAATAAGATCACCATTTCCATCAAAAGCCAAACCAAGTGGTCTTCCACCTGTGTTAACCCAATCTTCAACCACCGATTCATTCACCGTTATTCTCTTTATCCACCCATCTTCACAACCAGTATAAACTACACCCAAAGCAGCATCGTATACCAAATCTTCAGGTCCAAGAACTTGTCCCTCTGCAGCTTTTTCAGATCCTAATCGCATGTTCTTGTTAAGTAAAGGAACGGTTATAGCGGACCGGTTTATCTTGTCGAGGGGAAAATGAACCGGTTCCAATGGGTCGAGCCGGTAGAGAACCGCTGAGGCTATAATAACTGGGAGAATTATAGCTATGAACGGTGTGAAAAGAGATGCTCTTGTTTGAGTTCTTGTATTTGTGTTTGACTTCGACATCTTTGAACTGGTTAGGtttagtggtggtggtgatttGTTATGTTTCAATAGAGTTCAATTGTATATAACTACAActtcttttgattatttttttaacctaaACTCGTTTGATGATAACAATGCAAATGAAAAGAAATGGCATGTGGTACTAGTAAGAATTGTGTTGGATATATATGGAATAGCCATAAATTTTTTTGACCAATCAGACGAATAATACTTATAGTCATgatctttttttaacaaagtagTAAGAATTGTGTTGGATATATATAGAATAGTCATGATCTTTTTTTGACCAATCAGACAAATATTTATAGTCATGgtccttttttttaagaaaaaacatattattgtatttctagaaaacttttactttttagaagaaaaaaaatcatattatttcCTTTCTCAAAGAGTTTCAACACAAGATAGAATCAAATCAAACTGTTGATGACAAGCATGTAATTTTGACACCCTGCTAAAGTATGAGTGACAAAATTAGCTTGTCTCCTAACAAAACTTAATCTTAAAGtttgtattttgttgttgtagaaTCTCACTGTAAGATATAACTACCGAACTCCGTTTGATTGGTGTTCCTATCAAGAATGCTATCAACCACTAGCTTGCAGTCTAGTTCTCTGAGCAACCTTGTCATGCCTAATCTACCAAACCAAGAAATAGCATCACCTAATCCTATTGCTTCCGCTTCTTGTGGAGGAGGGCTGCCATCATGCCAAAATGTTGTTGCTTGTAAGAAATGGCCTCTATAGTCTCGAATGCACATACCTATTCCAAAGCACCTCTGCTCCTCAAACATTGCCCCATCAACATTGCATTTCATGAAATCCTCTTATGGTGGCTGCCAAACCACCATGTGTGTGCTGATTATGCACATATGCGCCTATTCTGTTACGTACTTCCTGCCATTGGAAAAGAGATTCACGAGCAAGCTAGACAGCAATACTGATTGGCTTTAaagttatgatattttttaacaGGTATAATATAGTCATGATATCAGTTCATGATATATATTGtcaccacccaaaaaaaatattcatgataTAATGTAAAATAATCAACGGCTGTGATCTAATGtcatatgagattttttttttaccataaactatataatattgaaaaaattctaattttttacattaattcttttaaaataatttatttacgatattattattacatagaagaagaaaaaaaaaaggaattttggaGTCAAATGAATTCATAATCACACACTACTGCATATATAGTCATTGATAAGTTTAGTTTATCGAGATATTTCATCATCTGACATAAATTAGAAGGTTAAcactaaaacaaaaatgaaatgaacACCTTCCAGTAAATAATCACTATCATCACTCCCTTCATCGCTATAATCACAAGTAAAACATTCATCTTCATTATTCAGTTTGAGTGAGTCACCAACTTCACCTTCAACATTGTCAACACAAATAAGACAATCCAAGTCAAAAgtaggagaaaaaaaaactttcaaccTTTAATTTAAGAGCAGTGATAGGTGTACCACCATAGGTGGCAACACACCTTATACCACTCTTATGTggcataaaattaataataaaaaaacccaATCACTTCcatgtcaaaaaaaatcaaagctgacaaaaaaaaaaaaaaaatcagccgTACCTCTCTCACTCTCTCATTTCAATTCATCGTGAAAACTTCTCTTTCACCCTTGTTCCATCCATTCCCCTTCATTCCGCCACCACCATTCATTCCGGCACACCCTTCATTCCGTTCAACCTTAGCCGCACGCCGTCGGCCGCCGTCTCCTGCTCCATCTTCCGTTCAACCCTAGCCGCGCGCCGCCGTCTCCTGCTCCATCTCCGATGATCTCTTTCACAGTGTTCCTTTTTCAACTCAGGTATTTTCTTCCATATTCCTCTTCGTCTTGGCTGTTACATTTTGTGATTTATGTAAGTTCTTCACTGAGATCTTGGGTGATCTAATGTTCTTTGCTCCTCGGTGAGATCTAATTTGAATTGAGATCTAATTTGAATTAGatttaagcatttctttgaaacaaaTTTAAGTATTTCTCTCAATGTTTTATTGAGTGATAAAGTTTGTTGACAGTGTTTGAAGTTTGGTTTAGTCTCTTGGTAAATTCATAGAgttcaattattaaagaaaactGTATgttagaaattgattttttaaaataatctggTGTATGAAAATCAAAGATAATAAACATATATGGTAGCAGACATAGTTATTAAccaaaaaggttttaaaaaaaggttGTAGTGCGATTTCGCCGTTACAAAACGGTCACGGCAGCCACCGATATCGTTTTCACAGAGTGTACCACGACCACACGTGAATTACTAGGTTCTAAATTATAATACTTAGGCAAATTACTATTATGTCTAGCTTTTATCTGAATGAATGACCATGTAATGTTGTTTATGAATATTAAGAATTGAGTTATGAATATCAATGCATGACTTGCTTCAATTGTCTATGaaaattgaattgttgaaattGAGATTCATCTGGTTTGATATTTACttaatgatgattttgcttACTTGCTGAATGTAGGAAACCATGACTCCAGGCAATTCTTGTCCTGTTTTGTTGGCTTCTTATTATGTCTTTATATTGTGACGTTATGGTTTGTTATTTTACCTACTTTCAAACGCGATTATTTTTGAGTTGGTGATGAGTATTTTGATTTGGTTCTCTTGTTTGGTTGTTTCTGATGTAATGCACgagagtaattttttttccttggaactattttttatcatattcatcattaaGTAAATATCAAACTAGTTgaatccaatttaaaaaaaaatctgaatctCAAATTCAGCAATTCAATTTTCCTAAGACATTTGAAGCAAGTCATTCATTGATATTCAATAGTCAATTCTTAATATTCATAGACAAAATTACATGGTCATTCATTCAGATAAAAGCTAGACATAATAGTAGTGGATGTGAACTAAATTATTGCATTTGACAGTAAACTAAATAATTTTAAGATTGCATTTGATGGTAAACTAAATTATCTAAGTTGTGAAGATGACACgcctttatatatatttttttacttttacagTAACAATTCACTTGATTGACAATAACAATTGCATCTGTTGTAGTCTTCTCAACCACTAATAACAATTGCATCTGTTCCCGTGGTAATTCTACCATTGTCTAGCCAACAAAATGGTATGTGTATGTGATGAATGTCAATtagtttgtttgatttcattagtcttttgtgtttttgttaatGTCTTTCCTTATATGTCGCCTTTGGAATTCTTGTTTATTACAGTTACGTCTCAGGCATGAATGTAAGTCGAAGTATATTACTAAAGTCAACGAGAAGCTTACCGAACTTCAAAGGTCTGAAATTCAGAAAACACCTTTTAAATGGTTATTGAGTTTGcctaagaaattaaaaatatctgaAAATTTGCTTG from Medicago truncatula cultivar Jemalong A17 chromosome 8, MtrunA17r5.0-ANR, whole genome shotgun sequence includes the following:
- the LOC11442736 gene encoding protein STRICTOSIDINE SYNTHASE-LIKE 5, translating into MNCKKYYIGGTKKGSTEKFCDLPGMPDNIHYDGQGQYWIGIATAFSPELDLIFKYPFIRKVLAIIIKKVLSLNFSKNGGVIIVDLEGKPTTHYYDPKLSLTGGIKIGNHLYCGSILYPFITRLDIEKYPALPTI